The Corynebacterium camporealensis genome contains a region encoding:
- a CDS encoding DsbA family protein — MSKATKVSDPNSKGGNGFIWGIGVLLVIIAVVIGYIVWSGQQSRTEAVAENAEDVNLNVEYTDGVVTLRSANTADDAAEVDLYEDFSCPHCAELAEGSDAEMKQAVEDGDLVVNVRTLNFLDLGGQDLNEYIEDEAAQVEGHSTKTAAVLTEIASAGDAYTYWNLRDYLMHNQQNVAGWEFDDFADAADTLGADGELVDTIRNLDVAEGNQVGRSNAKHLKDETGEVSSPRIIQDGEDLPNPSGGSLADWDWVTQVVEG, encoded by the coding sequence ATGAGTAAAGCGACCAAAGTGAGTGACCCGAACTCCAAGGGTGGCAACGGTTTCATCTGGGGTATCGGTGTCCTGCTGGTCATCATCGCTGTAGTTATCGGCTACATCGTCTGGAGCGGCCAGCAGTCCCGCACTGAGGCTGTGGCAGAAAACGCTGAAGACGTAAACCTGAACGTTGAATACACCGACGGTGTCGTTACCCTGCGTTCTGCGAACACTGCTGACGATGCTGCCGAAGTTGACCTCTACGAGGACTTCTCCTGCCCGCACTGCGCTGAGCTGGCCGAAGGCAGCGATGCTGAAATGAAGCAGGCTGTCGAAGACGGTGACCTGGTGGTCAACGTGCGCACCCTGAACTTCCTGGACTTAGGCGGCCAGGACCTCAACGAGTACATCGAGGACGAAGCAGCTCAGGTGGAAGGCCACTCCACCAAGACCGCTGCAGTTCTCACTGAGATCGCCTCTGCTGGCGATGCTTACACCTACTGGAACCTGCGCGACTACCTGATGCACAACCAGCAAAACGTCGCTGGCTGGGAGTTCGACGACTTCGCTGATGCCGCTGACACCCTGGGCGCTGATGGCGAGCTGGTCGACACCATCCGCAACCTGGACGTTGCTGAGGGCAACCAGGTTGGCCGTTCCAACGCTAAGCACCTGAAGGATGAAACCGGTGAGGTCTCCTCCCCGCGCATCATCCAGGACGGCGAGGACCTGCCGAACCCGAGCGGTGGCTCCCTGGCTGACTGGGACTGGGTTACCCAGGTCGTTGAAGGCTAA
- a CDS encoding MBL fold metallo-hydrolase: MGIASTFYGTSSVHITDGISDIFVDAFLSRPSVKELALGKLTPNDEAIDWALRRGGVEKLDALFVAHSHHDHLMDAPRVVSRLGGVMYGSRSSLNYGRGEGLEESAMSEIAGGSVVQVGDFTVSVIEAPHSPGNIAPGVIKRAIASPCHALEFKDGGCFVFHVAHPQGTILVLPSANYRPGFLDGLRADVVYFGIGALGRQSEHFRQAYWANTVATLRPELVIPVHWDNFTRPLSAPLKPLPFPADRVGASQKFLAQKAADHGCRLHFPRALETHEL, encoded by the coding sequence ATGGGCATTGCGAGCACTTTCTACGGCACGTCGAGCGTGCACATCACGGACGGTATCTCGGACATTTTCGTTGACGCCTTCCTCTCCCGGCCGAGCGTGAAGGAGCTCGCGTTGGGGAAACTTACCCCGAACGACGAAGCCATTGACTGGGCGTTGCGCCGCGGAGGCGTCGAAAAGCTCGATGCCTTATTCGTCGCCCACTCGCACCACGATCACCTGATGGATGCGCCGCGGGTTGTGAGCAGGCTCGGAGGAGTGATGTACGGCTCGCGCTCCTCCCTGAACTACGGCAGGGGAGAGGGGCTGGAAGAATCCGCGATGTCGGAAATCGCGGGTGGCAGTGTCGTGCAGGTCGGCGATTTCACGGTGAGCGTCATCGAGGCGCCGCACAGCCCGGGCAATATCGCACCGGGAGTGATCAAACGAGCCATTGCCTCACCGTGCCACGCCCTCGAATTCAAGGACGGCGGTTGCTTCGTCTTCCATGTGGCTCACCCGCAGGGCACCATCCTGGTTCTGCCCAGCGCGAATTACCGTCCTGGTTTTCTTGACGGCTTGCGTGCGGACGTGGTCTACTTCGGCATTGGTGCACTCGGACGGCAATCTGAGCACTTCAGACAGGCCTACTGGGCCAACACCGTGGCCACGTTACGTCCGGAGCTGGTGATCCCGGTGCACTGGGACAACTTCACCCGTCCTTTGAGCGCACCGCTGAAGCCGCTGCCCTTCCCGGCGGACCGGGTGGGAGCATCACAGAAGTTCCTCGCGCAGAAAGCGGCCGATCACGGTTGCCGGCTCCACTTCCCGCGCGCGCTGGAAACTCACGAGTTGTAG
- a CDS encoding IS5 family transposase, which produces MSNSKSRFRVLTDHQWEIIEALLPSSDGRRGRPFSNSRLIVEGIIYRYRTGIPWRDLPREEFGPWQTVWKRHRRYSADGTWDRVLTYLLTLADAEGKIDWTVSVDASITRAHQHATNTTRPEQDTGGSIESQESSAGAD; this is translated from the coding sequence GTGAGTAACTCCAAGAGTCGGTTTCGTGTTCTGACTGACCACCAATGGGAGATCATCGAGGCCCTCCTGCCCAGTAGCGATGGCCGGCGGGGCCGGCCGTTTAGCAACAGCCGGCTCATCGTCGAGGGCATCATCTACCGCTACCGCACAGGCATCCCGTGGCGAGATCTGCCCCGCGAGGAGTTCGGCCCCTGGCAGACCGTGTGGAAACGTCACCGCCGCTACTCCGCCGACGGCACCTGGGACAGGGTCCTGACCTACCTGCTGACCCTGGCCGACGCGGAAGGAAAAATCGACTGGACCGTCTCCGTCGACGCCTCGATCACGCGTGCTCACCAGCACGCAACGAACACAACCCGGCCCGAACAGGACACAGGGGGCTCTATCGAATCACAAGAATCTTCCGCTGGCGCTGACTGA
- a CDS encoding tyrosine-type recombinase/integrase — MAGTRRSWGKIQKKGKKYYPSYIHPEDILKTRHKPAGGFTTRMDAEAWLAAEHRAIELGVWVAPEERRIKAEAESITVRQWLDEYHRIIQRPPHNVIESTIQQYIRVTTNRILAPRGSGALDPRVTRLADMPISQVTKTDAHLWWDGICDGYDTPETNRKSYVRLRAAFAEAVNRGMIAENPIRIVGVSKRVPKSDKYLPSDEELQKILEGMREDWKLLTSLIFFHGLRIGEAFALEQRHIRIDPDTPVPMRPRYVVIVEQNAQRLSGSDGCYMNFQAPKTAAGYREVPIIEKHSYLVEEHLRKHLPHGTTTVHTAEGDKTVRLLTTTGTGEVIMDTSYRSVLGRVKDATGVSKEIGPHSGRRWCITRLAEVGATPKEIGKPLGQRDLDTILDVYMKARAARVTSLMLAVSDTLAPA; from the coding sequence ATGGCAGGAACCCGCCGCAGTTGGGGGAAGATTCAGAAGAAGGGAAAGAAGTACTATCCAAGCTATATCCATCCCGAAGATATTCTGAAGACGCGGCATAAGCCTGCAGGCGGATTTACCACGCGGATGGACGCGGAAGCATGGCTGGCGGCGGAGCATCGCGCGATAGAGCTAGGGGTGTGGGTGGCCCCTGAGGAACGTCGAATTAAAGCCGAGGCAGAATCGATCACCGTTCGCCAATGGCTAGATGAGTATCATCGCATCATCCAGAGGCCGCCACACAATGTCATCGAGTCGACAATTCAGCAATACATCAGAGTGACCACTAACAGAATCCTGGCTCCTCGCGGTTCAGGTGCACTAGACCCACGAGTCACACGCTTAGCGGATATGCCAATATCCCAAGTCACCAAAACGGACGCTCATCTGTGGTGGGATGGCATTTGCGACGGTTATGACACACCTGAGACCAACCGGAAGAGCTACGTGAGGCTGCGTGCTGCCTTCGCGGAAGCGGTGAATCGCGGGATGATCGCTGAGAACCCAATCCGCATAGTCGGGGTAAGCAAAAGAGTCCCAAAAAGCGACAAATACCTGCCATCGGACGAGGAGCTTCAGAAGATCCTAGAGGGGATGCGTGAGGACTGGAAGCTGCTCACTTCTCTGATTTTCTTTCATGGACTCCGTATCGGCGAAGCTTTTGCTCTCGAGCAGCGTCACATACGTATTGATCCAGATACACCTGTGCCGATGCGGCCGCGTTATGTCGTGATTGTCGAGCAAAATGCTCAGCGTCTCAGTGGGTCTGATGGTTGCTACATGAATTTTCAAGCACCTAAGACAGCCGCTGGGTACAGAGAAGTGCCGATCATAGAAAAGCACTCGTATTTGGTCGAGGAGCATCTCCGAAAACATCTGCCACATGGAACGACTACGGTGCATACTGCGGAGGGGGATAAAACCGTCCGTCTGTTGACCACCACGGGCACGGGGGAGGTTATCATGGACACCTCGTACAGAAGCGTCCTAGGACGCGTCAAGGACGCTACAGGGGTAAGTAAAGAGATTGGCCCGCACAGTGGCAGGCGTTGGTGTATCACTCGTCTTGCTGAAGTTGGCGCGACCCCTAAAGAAATTGGCAAGCCTTTGGGTCAGCGAGACCTTGACACCATCCTCGACGTCTACATGAAAGCAAGAGCGGCGAGAGTGACCAGCCTCATGCTTGCTGTGAGTGACACTCTCGCCCCTGCGTAG
- the panB gene encoding 3-methyl-2-oxobutanoate hydroxymethyltransferase — protein MKDKKTRREPWAMLTAYDYSTAKVFAEAGIECLLAGDSAANVVFGYETTNMVSLDEMAYLGAAVVRGAGNALVVVDLPFGTYEASDEQCVKSATELIHRTGAHMVKLEGGVRVAPRIRALKNAGLAVCAHVGFTPQSVDNLGGFKVQGRNAGAEALRADTQAVVDAGADMVVFEMVPAELAADITRTCPIPTIGIGAGAGTDAQVLVWHDMADLPAGGRRPKFVQQFGAAGAETAQAAAAYKQAVHEGTFPAPEHSF, from the coding sequence TTGAAGGACAAGAAAACCCGACGCGAGCCGTGGGCCATGCTGACCGCCTACGACTATTCCACCGCGAAAGTGTTCGCCGAGGCCGGAATCGAGTGTCTCCTGGCCGGTGACTCAGCCGCGAACGTGGTCTTCGGCTACGAGACCACCAACATGGTCTCCCTCGACGAGATGGCCTACCTCGGTGCTGCGGTCGTGCGCGGCGCCGGCAACGCTCTGGTGGTTGTTGATCTTCCCTTCGGCACCTATGAGGCCAGCGACGAGCAGTGCGTGAAAAGCGCCACTGAGTTGATCCACCGCACCGGGGCACACATGGTCAAGCTCGAGGGCGGCGTGCGCGTCGCCCCGCGGATCCGGGCGCTGAAAAATGCCGGGCTGGCAGTGTGCGCCCACGTCGGGTTCACTCCGCAGTCGGTGGATAACCTGGGCGGGTTTAAGGTGCAGGGCCGTAATGCGGGTGCCGAGGCTCTGCGCGCAGATACCCAGGCCGTCGTCGACGCCGGAGCCGACATGGTGGTCTTCGAGATGGTCCCGGCTGAGCTGGCGGCCGACATCACACGAACCTGCCCCATCCCTACGATCGGCATCGGCGCGGGCGCAGGTACCGATGCCCAAGTGCTGGTGTGGCACGACATGGCCGATCTCCCGGCGGGCGGGCGGCGCCCGAAGTTCGTGCAACAGTTCGGCGCGGCGGGTGCGGAAACCGCGCAGGCGGCCGCCGCCTACAAGCAGGCCGTGCACGAGGGAACGTTCCCTGCGCCGGAGCATTCCTTCTAA
- a CDS encoding IS5 family transposase, translating to MLTSTQRTQPGPNRTQGALSNHKNLPLALTEPAGHAIGKSRGGLSSKIHAGVDGHGRPLSLVVTGGQRNDGAMLQTVLEEIHIPRLGPGRARTRPDAVLADRGYATGVIRSHLRERGIVTVIPEKRDSIAARKRKGSKGGRPPAFDEEAYKGRNVVERAFSLAKQWRGLATRYDKLAVVYRGAVIVCALVTWLRVLGDTP from the coding sequence GTGCTCACCAGCACGCAACGAACACAACCCGGCCCGAACAGGACACAGGGGGCTCTATCGAATCACAAGAATCTTCCGCTGGCGCTGACTGAACCAGCAGGTCACGCCATCGGCAAGTCGAGGGGTGGGCTGTCCAGCAAGATTCACGCCGGCGTCGACGGGCACGGTCGTCCCCTGTCGCTGGTGGTCACCGGCGGCCAGCGCAACGACGGGGCAATGCTGCAGACCGTGTTGGAAGAAATCCACATTCCGCGACTGGGCCCGGGGCGGGCGCGGACCCGTCCGGATGCGGTACTGGCTGACCGTGGCTACGCCACGGGTGTGATCCGCAGTCACCTGCGTGAGCGCGGAATCGTCACCGTCATCCCTGAAAAGCGTGACAGCATCGCGGCACGCAAGCGCAAAGGCAGCAAGGGCGGGCGCCCGCCGGCCTTTGATGAGGAGGCGTACAAGGGTCGCAATGTTGTCGAGCGGGCGTTTTCCCTGGCCAAGCAGTGGCGTGGGCTGGCTACGCGCTACGACAAACTCGCGGTGGTTTACCGCGGCGCCGTGATTGTCTGCGCGTTGGTCACCTGGCTCAGGGTTTTAGGAGACACGCCCTAG
- a CDS encoding MauE/DoxX family redox-associated membrane protein has product MKITKTTVLDVISAFARFYMAYIWISAGWAKLGEHMSTTKTIEAYEIFTPEWSNYLAYLIGPLEVIGGVLLLLGLFLRPSAAVGTGVLVLFMIGIGQAWARGLGIDCGCFEVDPNQDAQAMNYAKTLARDVFYIFLMIWTMKRPFTKFALHP; this is encoded by the coding sequence GTGAAGATCACGAAAACCACCGTCCTCGATGTCATTAGTGCCTTCGCCCGTTTTTACATGGCCTACATCTGGATTTCTGCCGGATGGGCCAAACTCGGCGAGCACATGTCGACCACGAAGACCATTGAAGCCTACGAGATTTTTACTCCCGAGTGGTCGAACTACCTGGCCTACCTGATTGGCCCGCTGGAAGTCATCGGCGGCGTGCTGTTGCTGCTGGGTCTGTTCTTGCGGCCATCGGCAGCAGTTGGCACCGGCGTGCTGGTGCTGTTCATGATTGGTATCGGCCAGGCGTGGGCGCGTGGTTTGGGCATCGACTGCGGTTGCTTCGAAGTGGATCCGAACCAGGATGCACAAGCGATGAACTACGCCAAGACCTTGGCACGTGATGTCTTCTACATCTTCCTTATGATCTGGACCATGAAACGTCCATTCACTAAGTTTGCACTTCACCCTTAA
- a CDS encoding ABC transporter ATP-binding protein, translating into MHKSLSGNPIVEGIDFVAESGEITAITGPSGSGKTTLLRCIMGITQPDRGEIGLNGETYSQRDNESRRKFRLHNIGVVDQASQLLEDLTCAENFQLIAEMSGTNGRDSRHKAEEILGQLGMAKHAKRYPGSLSGGERQRISVACALANNPSLIAADEPTSSLDDESAADVLELFTELAHNFAVPVVIVTHDSRVTCIANRNVRMGKKCI; encoded by the coding sequence GTGCACAAATCTCTTTCCGGGAATCCGATTGTGGAGGGTATCGACTTTGTCGCGGAATCGGGTGAGATAACCGCGATTACCGGACCGTCGGGCAGTGGCAAAACCACGCTCCTCCGCTGCATCATGGGGATTACCCAGCCCGATCGCGGTGAAATCGGGCTCAACGGCGAGACTTACTCGCAGCGCGATAACGAGAGCCGGAGAAAATTCCGGCTCCACAACATCGGTGTCGTGGATCAGGCAAGCCAGCTTCTGGAGGATTTAACGTGCGCCGAAAACTTCCAACTCATAGCGGAAATGTCCGGCACCAATGGCAGGGACAGCAGGCACAAAGCCGAGGAGATCCTGGGTCAACTCGGGATGGCAAAACATGCAAAACGGTATCCGGGTTCGCTCTCCGGCGGTGAGCGTCAGCGAATTAGCGTCGCCTGCGCTCTGGCAAACAATCCCTCACTTATCGCGGCTGATGAGCCAACCTCGAGCTTGGATGATGAATCCGCCGCGGACGTTCTGGAGTTATTTACCGAACTTGCTCACAACTTCGCTGTCCCGGTCGTAATAGTTACCCACGATTCCCGCGTGACATGTATAGCGAACCGCAACGTACGTATGGGTAAGAAATGTATCTAA